One genomic segment of Catalinimonas alkaloidigena includes these proteins:
- a CDS encoding SDR family NAD(P)-dependent oxidoreductase, which produces MSFFPDRFKGQVALITGAASGLGKAIAQRLGEEGASLALFDRNNALLQKTKDEFLAKSLSAKAYTIDVANEEQVIEGIEQVEKDLGKIDILIHSAGIVGPTSTKITDYSTQDFDNIYAINLKGSFLMTKYVIKKMETRKYGRILLIASMAGKEGNPGMIGYSTTKAGVIGLVKSVGKEYATAGITINALAPAVIRTAMNADTSPDQLAYLTAKIPMNRLGEPEEVAAMVSFIVSEENSFSTGFLYDISGGRATY; this is translated from the coding sequence ATGTCTTTTTTTCCCGATAGGTTCAAAGGTCAGGTAGCACTTATTACGGGTGCTGCCAGCGGACTAGGCAAAGCCATTGCCCAAAGGTTAGGCGAAGAAGGAGCCTCTCTGGCCCTTTTTGACAGAAACAATGCACTACTTCAAAAAACCAAAGATGAGTTTCTTGCTAAAAGTCTCTCAGCCAAAGCATACACTATAGATGTTGCAAACGAAGAGCAGGTAATAGAGGGCATAGAGCAAGTTGAAAAAGACTTGGGCAAAATTGATATATTAATACATTCTGCCGGAATCGTTGGACCCACCAGCACTAAGATTACTGACTACTCTACTCAGGATTTTGACAATATCTACGCCATCAACCTGAAGGGAAGCTTTCTGATGACCAAGTATGTGATCAAGAAAATGGAAACTCGTAAATACGGTAGAATACTGCTGATCGCTTCCATGGCCGGTAAGGAAGGGAACCCCGGTATGATAGGCTACTCCACTACTAAAGCAGGCGTCATCGGACTGGTGAAATCGGTGGGTAAAGAATATGCAACCGCCGGAATCACCATCAATGCCCTGGCCCCAGCGGTGATCAGAACCGCCATGAATGCCGATACCTCTCCTGATCAGTTGGCTTATCTTACTGCTAAAATTCCTATGAATCGTCTCGGAGAACCGGAAGAGGTAGCTGCTATGGTAAGCTTTATCGTCTCTGAAGAAAACAGTTTTTCTACCGGCTTTTTGTATGATATTTCGGGAGGCAGAGCAACTTACTAG
- a CDS encoding GntP family permease, translating into MLTLLFVLLAFAFIIVAIIKFEIHPFLALFVGAIFYGLIAGMPAELIVQSISDGFGGVLGSIGLLILFGVIIGTFLEKTGGAFVIAQKILAWIGEKSVTLAMMVTGYILSIPVFGDSTFIMLNPISKSLSFKGKIPYAATTIAITLGVTASHSLVPPTPGPIAAAGILEADLGMVIMWGFIVSSLALVPCFFFAKYYASRIDLVPEFAEEERTTEVKKYPSLVKCFLPIAVPLLLIVLASIANYPTRPFGENTFTYILSFLGSPVIALLLGTFLSFVLPAKFDKKLLSSSGWFGEALLIAAPVILITGAGGVFGKMLQNSGLGDMVSGIIEPGNLSLLLPFLLAFALKSAQGSSTVALVTTASIVAPLLGTLGLDSEMSKVFTVLAIGAGATAISHANDSFFWAMTQLTGMNVKQGYMSHSIGTLIMAFTAISLIFIISSFF; encoded by the coding sequence ATGCTCACATTACTATTTGTCTTATTAGCTTTTGCCTTTATCATTGTTGCCATCATCAAGTTTGAGATACACCCTTTCCTGGCTCTTTTTGTAGGAGCCATTTTTTATGGATTGATAGCGGGTATGCCTGCCGAGCTTATTGTTCAATCCATCTCTGATGGTTTTGGCGGCGTACTGGGCAGCATAGGCTTGCTCATATTGTTTGGGGTTATCATCGGTACTTTTTTGGAGAAAACCGGTGGTGCTTTTGTGATTGCTCAGAAAATACTCGCCTGGATCGGAGAAAAATCGGTCACACTAGCGATGATGGTCACCGGTTATATACTGTCAATTCCGGTATTTGGAGACAGTACCTTTATCATGCTTAATCCGATCAGTAAGTCTTTGTCTTTTAAAGGTAAAATACCTTACGCTGCCACCACAATTGCCATAACTTTGGGCGTGACAGCCAGCCATTCATTGGTGCCGCCTACCCCCGGACCTATTGCCGCTGCAGGTATCCTGGAAGCTGATCTTGGCATGGTGATAATGTGGGGCTTTATTGTAAGTTCACTGGCACTGGTACCCTGCTTCTTTTTTGCCAAATACTATGCCTCCCGCATTGACCTGGTTCCCGAATTTGCTGAAGAGGAAAGGACTACAGAAGTCAAAAAATATCCTTCCCTGGTAAAGTGCTTTTTGCCAATTGCGGTGCCTCTGCTATTGATTGTACTGGCTTCTATTGCCAACTATCCTACCAGGCCTTTTGGCGAAAATACATTTACATATATACTGTCATTTCTGGGAAGCCCGGTAATCGCCTTGTTGCTGGGTACATTTTTATCTTTCGTCCTGCCAGCCAAATTTGACAAAAAACTGCTATCGTCCTCGGGTTGGTTTGGTGAAGCCCTTCTCATTGCCGCTCCGGTGATTTTGATTACCGGTGCAGGGGGGGTATTTGGCAAAATGCTGCAAAACTCAGGTTTGGGAGATATGGTAAGTGGGATCATTGAGCCAGGAAACTTAAGTCTTTTACTGCCCTTTCTGTTGGCCTTTGCCCTAAAAAGTGCGCAAGGCTCATCTACAGTAGCCCTCGTGACCACTGCCTCTATTGTAGCGCCTCTGCTGGGAACGCTGGGACTGGATTCCGAAATGTCTAAAGTATTTACAGTACTGGCGATTGGAGCAGGTGCTACCGCTATCTCTCATGCCAACGACAGTTTCTTCTGGGCGATGACGCAGTTAACAGGTATGAATGTAAAACAGGGCTATATGTCGCATAGTATCGGAACGCTGATCATGGCGTTCACAGCCATTTCGTTAATATTTATCATCAGCTCGTTTTTCTAA
- a CDS encoding sugar phosphate isomerase/epimerase family protein, giving the protein MRSIKKDASCHSEDRRTFLQKAGLGAMALSLPSLNIPSLLKDLPMGIVVHSYASRWHSKHESKKYPGFYDAIQLLEHCHELGGGGVQVGVHDWTSEFSEKIRDQAEQLGLYLEGSIGLPKNPHEVAAFEQEVKTVKEAGVRVLRTVCLSGRRYENFPTLENFKNFKKQSVQSLQWAEPIVRKHKIRLAVENHKDWRADELVSLLKQIDSEWLGVTLDFGNSISLLEDPMEVVQRLAPYVFTTHVKDMGVREYEDGFLLSEVPLGQGILDLPKMISLCRQHNPQVTFNLEMITRDPLEVPCLTEEYWATFEGISGSELARTLRMVRHKKYPSELPSVTQLLPEERLAVEEKNVVTSLSYSKNHLEHA; this is encoded by the coding sequence ATGAGATCAATCAAAAAAGATGCAAGCTGTCATTCAGAAGATAGAAGGACTTTTCTACAAAAAGCAGGCCTGGGAGCTATGGCATTGAGCCTGCCTTCGCTCAACATACCTTCATTATTGAAAGATTTGCCTATGGGTATAGTAGTACATTCTTACGCCAGCCGCTGGCACTCCAAGCACGAGAGCAAAAAGTATCCCGGATTTTACGATGCTATCCAACTTCTGGAACATTGTCATGAATTGGGTGGCGGTGGAGTGCAGGTAGGCGTACATGACTGGACGAGCGAGTTTTCTGAAAAAATCCGGGACCAAGCAGAGCAGTTAGGCTTGTACCTGGAAGGCTCTATTGGCTTACCTAAAAACCCACATGAAGTGGCTGCGTTTGAGCAGGAAGTGAAAACTGTCAAAGAAGCCGGTGTGCGGGTACTACGAACCGTTTGCCTGAGTGGCCGTCGCTATGAGAATTTCCCTACGCTGGAAAATTTCAAGAATTTCAAGAAGCAATCTGTACAATCGCTGCAATGGGCTGAGCCTATAGTTCGCAAGCATAAAATCAGGCTGGCCGTAGAAAACCACAAAGACTGGCGTGCCGATGAATTGGTCAGCTTACTCAAGCAGATAGATAGCGAATGGCTGGGCGTAACGCTGGATTTTGGCAATAGTATCTCCCTGCTGGAAGACCCGATGGAAGTGGTGCAGAGGCTGGCACCTTATGTTTTTACCACGCACGTAAAAGATATGGGGGTGAGAGAATATGAAGATGGCTTTCTGCTCTCGGAAGTACCGCTGGGGCAAGGCATACTGGATTTACCTAAGATGATCTCGCTTTGTCGGCAGCACAATCCGCAGGTTACTTTCAATCTGGAAATGATCACCCGTGATCCGCTGGAAGTTCCCTGCCTTACCGAAGAGTATTGGGCTACATTTGAGGGAATATCAGGTAGCGAACTGGCACGTACGCTCCGGATGGTGAGGCATAAGAAATACCCTAGCGAACTGCCAAGTGTCACCCAACTTCTGCCTGAAGAACGGCTGGCCGTAGAAGAGAAAAATGTAGTTACTTCCTTATCTTATAGTAAAAATCATCTTGAACATGCTTAA
- a CDS encoding DUF7133 domain-containing protein, whose product MVRSNSYAYLIGTVLLSLASCTGDFESKTHEGPSPAKTPEEELSTFQLEPGLKIQLVAAEPMVQEPVVMRFDADGRLWVVEMRGFMPTIEGEGEDDPVGRISILEDTDFDGQMDKSTIYLDSLIMPRALALIDSGALVAENEALWLTKDLDGDLIADTKTLIDPDYAGSPLPEHSGNGLLRAADNWYYNAKSRFRYRLVDDEWMRDSTEFRGQWGISQDDEGRLYYNYNWSQLHADLVPPNYLSRNAHHTPTTGIDHGLTVDRRIYPIRPNPAINRGYIPGTLDEEGKLLEFTSACSPFYYRGTALPEPFYGNVFVCEPSGNLVKRNIVVENGLQLNAHDPHPGKEFLASTDERFRPVAITSGPDGALYIADMYRGLVQHGKYITPYLKEKTLERKLVLPINRGRIWRVVPEGWAPRKPQQLSQASSQELVAQLSSPNGWHRDMAQRLLIERHDTATKAPLSELVENGKNALARFHALWTLEGMDILQPELLLDLLSDSSPLISANALRLLEPMAAKDQQLQEKLGEKLLQLAEGAPEELTLQMALSAEVLNARTAYPLLAGIAERSGNSPLIRDAVLSSLEDQEFRFLQTLWQSPQWQKQEPSKAIFLEMLATSVIRKREPAELTALLSMLDVNENSFGWREKALLTSISIQGKQGKMKPIMLASAPQILERKGQSGSSNFAVLTSLFEWPGHVADTTMVEKQSLLKEEDQQLFTLGRQHYLTTCAGCHGTDGAGLTRFAPPLRDSEWVIGDEKRLALIVLHGMEGSLEVGGKLYDAPEILPVMPAHSTLDDATIASILTYIRNEWGNSAGAISRGLVGKTRLTSQGRVMPWKADELNQYIKETEEQMEQ is encoded by the coding sequence ATGGTCAGATCTAACTCCTATGCCTACCTGATTGGCACTGTTCTCTTAAGTTTAGCAAGCTGTACTGGCGACTTTGAGAGTAAAACACACGAAGGCCCCTCCCCGGCCAAAACTCCTGAAGAAGAACTCAGCACATTTCAACTGGAACCCGGTCTCAAAATACAATTGGTAGCCGCTGAGCCTATGGTACAAGAACCTGTGGTGATGAGATTTGATGCCGACGGACGACTGTGGGTGGTAGAAATGCGGGGCTTTATGCCCACCATTGAAGGTGAAGGAGAAGACGATCCGGTAGGCCGCATTTCTATACTGGAAGATACTGACTTTGACGGGCAAATGGACAAAAGCACTATCTATCTGGATAGCCTTATCATGCCCCGAGCCCTGGCTCTGATTGACAGCGGTGCCCTGGTAGCGGAGAACGAAGCGCTATGGCTTACTAAAGACCTGGATGGTGATCTCATCGCCGATACCAAAACGCTTATTGACCCGGACTATGCCGGAAGCCCTTTACCGGAGCACTCTGGTAATGGCTTGTTACGCGCTGCTGACAACTGGTACTACAATGCCAAATCTCGCTTTCGTTATCGTCTGGTAGATGACGAATGGATGCGCGATAGCACCGAGTTCAGAGGGCAGTGGGGCATCAGCCAGGATGATGAGGGCAGGCTCTATTACAACTACAACTGGTCGCAACTGCATGCCGACCTGGTACCGCCCAACTACCTTTCCAGAAACGCGCATCATACGCCTACCACCGGCATTGACCACGGACTTACCGTAGACAGAAGAATTTATCCCATACGCCCCAATCCTGCCATTAACCGCGGCTACATACCCGGTACGCTGGATGAGGAAGGCAAACTGCTGGAATTTACCTCTGCCTGCTCGCCTTTCTATTACCGAGGAACCGCCCTGCCAGAGCCTTTCTACGGCAATGTATTCGTTTGTGAGCCTTCAGGAAATCTGGTCAAGCGTAATATAGTAGTAGAAAATGGCTTACAACTGAATGCCCATGACCCTCATCCCGGCAAAGAGTTTCTGGCCTCTACCGACGAACGTTTTCGCCCGGTAGCGATCACCTCCGGTCCTGACGGTGCACTGTACATCGCTGATATGTATCGTGGCCTGGTGCAGCATGGCAAATACATTACGCCCTACCTGAAAGAAAAAACACTGGAACGCAAGCTGGTCTTACCCATCAACAGAGGACGTATCTGGCGAGTGGTACCCGAAGGTTGGGCACCCCGGAAGCCACAGCAGCTATCACAAGCTTCCTCTCAGGAGTTGGTTGCGCAACTGTCAAGCCCTAACGGGTGGCACAGAGACATGGCGCAGCGTCTGCTCATTGAGCGTCATGACACAGCTACTAAGGCTCCGCTAAGTGAATTGGTTGAAAATGGAAAGAATGCCCTCGCCCGTTTCCATGCTTTATGGACGCTGGAAGGCATGGATATACTCCAGCCTGAGCTGCTTCTAGACTTGCTTAGCGACTCAAGTCCACTCATCAGTGCCAATGCCTTACGACTTCTGGAGCCTATGGCTGCGAAAGATCAGCAGTTGCAGGAAAAGCTGGGAGAAAAACTACTGCAACTAGCGGAAGGTGCTCCTGAAGAACTCACGCTACAAATGGCATTATCTGCTGAAGTACTCAATGCCCGAACAGCCTATCCACTGCTGGCGGGCATCGCGGAGCGAAGTGGAAACTCTCCACTGATCAGGGATGCTGTACTCAGCAGCCTGGAAGATCAGGAGTTTCGTTTTTTACAAACCCTCTGGCAGTCTCCACAGTGGCAAAAGCAGGAGCCTTCCAAAGCAATTTTTCTGGAAATGCTGGCAACTTCGGTAATCCGTAAGAGAGAACCTGCCGAACTGACTGCTTTACTGAGCATGCTGGATGTCAACGAGAATTCTTTTGGCTGGCGGGAAAAAGCGCTACTTACCAGTATCTCCATACAGGGCAAACAAGGTAAGATGAAACCTATCATGCTGGCATCTGCTCCGCAGATTTTAGAAAGGAAAGGGCAGTCAGGTTCATCAAACTTTGCAGTCCTGACCTCACTTTTTGAATGGCCGGGACATGTAGCCGATACGACTATGGTTGAAAAACAAAGCTTACTCAAGGAAGAAGATCAGCAACTGTTTACGCTGGGAAGGCAGCATTACCTCACCACCTGTGCCGGTTGCCACGGCACCGATGGGGCTGGATTAACCCGCTTTGCTCCTCCACTAAGAGACTCGGAGTGGGTAATAGGCGATGAAAAGCGCCTTGCATTGATCGTACTACATGGCATGGAAGGCTCACTTGAAGTTGGCGGTAAGCTCTATGATGCACCAGAGATACTGCCGGTAATGCCTGCTCACTCTACCCTGGATGATGCGACTATTGCCTCTATCCTGACTTACATTCGCAACGAGTGGGGCAATAGTGCAGGAGCAATCAGCAGAGGACTGGTAGGAAAAACCAGACTGACTTCTCAGGGAAGGGTGATGCCCTGGAAAGCAGATGAACTCAACCAGTATATCAAAGAAACGGAGGAACAGATGGAGCAGTAA